The following nucleotide sequence is from uncultured Draconibacterium sp..
TAATCGATGCGGTTATCGCCTTCACTGCCCGGTTTAAAACCGTTGTAAGTTCCAATCGGTCCGTAAGGTGGTTCTTTTGTAACTTCGTGGCTGTCGCTCATGTAACCTTTTATCAGTGCTATTGGTTGTGTTTCCGGAGTTAGGTTGAAATCGCCAGTTAGAATTACCGGCAAACCTGATCCCGCTGTAAATTCTTCCATTTTTTCATGAATCAGTTTTGCTGAATTTTTTCGGGCTTCCACACCAACATGGTCAAAATGCGTATTAAAAACAAAGAATTTTTTTCCGGTTACTTTCGATTTAAATTTCCCCCAGGTAACAATTCGGTTACAGGCGGCATCCCAACCCAGTCCTGGTTCATCGCAGTTTTCCGATAACCAGAAATGTCCTTTTTCTTCCAGAATTAATTTTTTCGGATTATAGAAAATCGGCATAAATTCGCCGGCTTTATCACCATCGTCGCGGCCAACGCCAAACCATTTGTATTCTGGCAAACCTTTTTCAATGTCTAAAAGCTGACCGTATAAGGCTTCCTGCAAACCAAAAACGTCGGGATCGTAAAAATGAAATAACCCGTTCACCATTTCAATACGGTTTGGCCAGGCATTCACACCGTCGCTGGCCGTATTCATTCGGATATTAAAGGTCATTACATTCATTTGCTGAGCAAATAGCATTGAT
It contains:
- a CDS encoding endonuclease/exonuclease/phosphatase family protein, producing MKRIILSILIIFPSMLFAQQMNVMTFNIRMNTASDGVNAWPNRIEMVNGLFHFYDPDVFGLQEALYGQLLDIEKGLPEYKWFGVGRDDGDKAGEFMPIFYNPKKLILEEKGHFWLSENCDEPGLGWDAACNRIVTWGKFKSKVTGKKFFVFNTHFDHVGVEARKNSAKLIHEKMEEFTAGSGLPVILTGDFNLTPETQPIALIKGYMSDSHEVTKEPPYGPIGTYNGFKPGSEGDNRIDYIFVNDKIKVLEYAAISDTYENRSPSDHLPVFVQIQLK